One region of Catenuloplanes indicus genomic DNA includes:
- a CDS encoding DUF881 domain-containing protein, which yields MTDTPESPKRRQYAPDFLTELFRNPLDPGYADAAARRAKEGPRTGWRGASARGLALTTLVLVGFLFAIAYRQTMAEEPARGKARAALVDQIRTRQDVAEGLEQRAAALRAEVNALREANLEGGTAERLRNLEALTGLADVEGDGVTVTVADGDAHVDVVTGGSKKVSKVLDRDLQDIANALWATGAEAIAINGERLTATSTIRAAGEAILVDFAPVTSPYEVTAIGPDDLKDRFEETGTASLFRALVDKYGMKFQVDDRDDLKLPAAAGGDLEHAYRSPEPTPPATGTGTPATSGTGTPTPTTPTSPEGD from the coding sequence ATGACCGATACCCCGGAGAGCCCGAAGCGGCGACAGTACGCTCCGGACTTCCTGACCGAGCTGTTCCGCAACCCGCTCGACCCCGGGTACGCGGACGCGGCGGCCCGGCGTGCCAAGGAGGGCCCGCGGACCGGGTGGCGCGGCGCCTCCGCCCGCGGGCTCGCGCTCACCACGCTGGTGCTGGTCGGTTTCCTGTTCGCGATCGCCTACCGGCAGACCATGGCCGAGGAGCCGGCCCGGGGCAAGGCGCGCGCTGCGCTGGTCGATCAGATCCGCACCCGGCAGGACGTGGCCGAGGGCCTGGAGCAGCGGGCCGCCGCGCTGCGGGCCGAGGTGAACGCGCTGCGTGAGGCGAACCTGGAGGGCGGCACCGCGGAACGGCTGCGCAACCTGGAGGCGCTGACCGGGCTCGCCGACGTCGAGGGCGACGGCGTGACGGTGACGGTCGCGGACGGGGACGCGCACGTCGACGTGGTCACCGGCGGCAGCAAGAAGGTCTCCAAGGTGCTCGACCGGGACCTGCAGGACATCGCGAACGCGCTCTGGGCGACCGGTGCGGAGGCGATCGCGATCAACGGTGAGCGGCTGACCGCCACGTCCACGATCCGGGCCGCGGGCGAGGCGATCCTGGTCGACTTCGCGCCGGTCACCAGCCCGTACGAGGTGACCGCGATCGGGCCGGACGACCTGAAGGACCGCTTCGAGGAGACCGGCACCGCGTCGCTGTTCCGCGCGCTGGTCGACAAGTACGGCATGAAGTTCCAGGTCGACGACCGTGACGACCTGAAGCTGCCGGCGGCGGCCGGTGGCGACCTGGAGCATGCCTACCGTTCGCCGGAGCCGACACCGCCCGCGACCGGCACCGGCACGCCCGCGACCAGCGGCACCGGCACACCCACCCCGACCACTCCGACCTCCCCGGAAGGCGACTGA
- a CDS encoding DUF881 domain-containing protein, with translation MTSDEPMRADSPAPKDPPRTPVDDEITVDLTRRDLRHTEPPATSVPPVVLPPVAPPSEVVPARTGTDAEPAAPRKPSPAPPAPTPVAKPAPAPIVPVSPGAPKPAPATPKQKVAAPAEARKIVAPPRVEEDRAAPVAAKPEQDGAGSPAEAGVPPSVPSGDSGNDAAPAARRFNATTVMIAVLLLLFGFTLVVQLKANDGDSTLLTARQEDLVRILSDLESQEQRLQQEVTALEDSKQSLSSGAEGREAALREATERADDLGVLAGELPARGTGLVIRINGGEDQVESDALLNAVQELRGAGAEAMQIEGGDGTAVRVVASTSFQDSPAGQGGDRFGVVVDGKRLTSTYTITVIGDPKTMDTALRIPGGVIESITDDGGNVTVQEQGVVDVSAIHDVTTLRYARPVS, from the coding sequence ATGACCAGCGACGAGCCGATGCGAGCCGACTCGCCAGCACCGAAGGATCCGCCGCGGACACCGGTCGACGACGAGATCACGGTCGATCTGACCCGGCGGGACCTGCGTCATACCGAACCGCCGGCCACGTCCGTGCCGCCGGTGGTGCTGCCGCCGGTGGCCCCGCCGTCCGAGGTCGTGCCCGCGAGAACCGGCACCGACGCGGAGCCGGCCGCGCCGCGCAAGCCGAGCCCGGCGCCGCCCGCCCCCACGCCGGTGGCGAAACCGGCTCCGGCTCCGATCGTGCCGGTGAGCCCGGGCGCACCGAAGCCCGCCCCGGCGACCCCGAAGCAGAAGGTGGCCGCGCCCGCGGAAGCGCGGAAGATCGTCGCGCCGCCCCGGGTGGAGGAAGACCGCGCAGCCCCGGTAGCGGCGAAGCCGGAGCAGGACGGCGCCGGTTCGCCGGCCGAGGCCGGTGTGCCCCCATCCGTACCCTCGGGTGATTCCGGGAATGATGCGGCGCCGGCGGCGCGGCGGTTCAACGCGACCACCGTGATGATCGCGGTGTTGCTGCTGTTGTTCGGGTTCACGCTGGTCGTGCAGCTGAAGGCGAACGACGGCGACTCGACGCTGCTGACCGCCCGCCAGGAGGACCTGGTGCGGATCCTGTCCGACCTGGAGTCGCAGGAGCAGCGGCTGCAGCAGGAGGTCACCGCGCTGGAGGACAGCAAGCAGTCGCTCAGCTCCGGCGCGGAGGGCCGCGAGGCCGCGCTGCGCGAGGCGACCGAACGCGCGGACGACCTCGGCGTGCTCGCCGGTGAGCTGCCCGCGCGCGGCACCGGGCTGGTCATCCGGATCAACGGGGGAGAGGACCAGGTCGAGTCGGACGCGCTGCTCAACGCGGTGCAGGAGCTGCGCGGCGCGGGCGCGGAGGCGATGCAGATCGAGGGCGGCGACGGCACCGCGGTGCGGGTCGTGGCGTCCACGTCGTTCCAGGACTCGCCGGCCGGGCAGGGTGGCGACCGGTTCGGCGTGGTCGTCGACGGCAAGCGGCTGACGTCGACCTACACGATCACCGTGATCGGCGACCCGAAGACGATGGACACCGCGTTGCGCATTCCCGGCGGGGTGATCGAATCGATCACCGATGACGGCGGTAACGTGACCGTGCAAGAACAAGGTGTGGTGGACGTGTCTGCGATCCATGACGTCACCACGCTGCGGTACGCCCGGCCGGTCTCCTGA
- a CDS encoding LLM class flavin-dependent oxidoreductase, which translates to MTDYGHELIFGAFVTPAARPPQQAVELAVAAEEFGLDLVTFQDHPYQPTFHDAWTLMSYVASRTSRITVAGNVLNLPLREPAVLARAVASLDLLSGGRVELGLGAGAFWDAIEAMGGRRLTPGQAVDALAEGIEIIRSVWDTSVKGGVRVSGEHYTVDGAKRGPAPAHDVSIWVGALKPRMLALTGRLADGWLPSLAYLKGGASDLTDMNARIDAAAVDAGRSPSDVRRLLNVGGSFAAQSRGFLDGPPDQWAEELAGLTLEYGTSGFVLATDDPAAIELFAKEIAPATRELVAAER; encoded by the coding sequence ATGACCGACTACGGACACGAGCTGATCTTCGGAGCGTTCGTCACGCCCGCGGCCCGGCCGCCGCAGCAGGCGGTCGAGCTGGCCGTCGCGGCGGAGGAGTTCGGGCTGGACCTGGTCACCTTCCAGGACCACCCGTACCAGCCGACGTTTCACGACGCGTGGACGCTGATGAGCTACGTCGCGTCCCGGACCAGCCGGATCACGGTCGCCGGGAACGTGCTCAACCTGCCGCTGCGCGAGCCCGCGGTGCTGGCCCGGGCGGTCGCGTCACTGGACCTGCTCTCCGGCGGCCGGGTCGAGCTGGGTCTGGGCGCGGGCGCGTTCTGGGACGCGATCGAGGCGATGGGCGGGCGGCGGCTCACCCCCGGGCAGGCGGTGGACGCGCTGGCCGAGGGCATCGAGATCATCCGCTCGGTCTGGGACACGTCGGTCAAGGGCGGCGTGCGGGTGTCCGGTGAGCACTACACGGTGGACGGTGCGAAGCGCGGCCCGGCCCCGGCGCACGACGTGTCGATCTGGGTGGGCGCGCTCAAGCCGCGCATGCTGGCGCTGACCGGGCGGCTCGCGGACGGGTGGCTGCCGTCGCTCGCGTACCTGAAGGGCGGTGCGTCCGACCTGACCGACATGAACGCGCGAATCGACGCCGCAGCCGTGGACGCCGGGCGGTCCCCGTCCGACGTGCGACGGCTGCTGAACGTGGGCGGCTCGTTCGCGGCGCAGAGCCGCGGGTTCCTGGACGGGCCGCCGGACCAGTGGGCGGAGGAGCTGGCCGGGCTGACGCTGGAGTACGGCACCAGCGGCTTCGTCCTCGCCACGGACGACCCGGCCGCGATCGAGCTGTTCGCGAAGGAGATCGCGCCGGCGACCCGGGAGCTGGTCGCGGCGGAACGCTGA
- a CDS encoding bifunctional nuclease family protein, which yields MRELSVVGVRVELPNNQPIVLLREVEGDRYLPIWIGAVEATAIAYEQQGVKPARPLTHDLLRDILAALKAPLQAVEITELKENVFYADLLIGDGVRVSARPSDSIALALRVGAPIRCAEQVLTEAGIVIPDEQEDEVEKFREFLEGVRPEDFAG from the coding sequence GTGCGCGAGCTGAGCGTGGTCGGGGTGCGGGTGGAACTGCCCAACAACCAGCCGATCGTCCTGCTCCGCGAGGTCGAGGGCGACCGGTACCTGCCGATCTGGATCGGCGCGGTCGAGGCCACGGCCATCGCCTACGAGCAGCAGGGGGTCAAGCCGGCCCGGCCGCTGACCCACGACCTGCTGCGGGACATCCTGGCGGCGCTCAAGGCGCCGCTCCAGGCCGTCGAGATCACCGAACTGAAGGAGAACGTGTTCTACGCGGATCTCCTGATCGGTGACGGCGTGCGCGTCTCCGCCCGGCCCAGCGACTCGATCGCGCTCGCGCTGCGCGTCGGTGCGCCGATCCGCTGCGCCGAGCAGGTGCTCACCGAGGCCGGCATCGTCATCCCGGACGAGCAGGAGGACGAGGTCGAGAAGTTCCGCGAGTTCCTCGAGGGCGTCCGCCCGGAGGACTTCGCCGGCTGA
- the ftsR gene encoding transcriptional regulator FtsR, which translates to MSIGEVLSELRAEFPDTTISKLRFLEAEGLVEPERTASGYRKYSWDDVARLRFVLTAQRDQYLPLRVIRAQLAEMEAAGSAPVALRLVGAPSEDEPAAEPVDTRCSRTELLERTGLSDTGLSEIERLGLITCRSPGWYDEDALTVAHAVAGLARHGIEARHLRAFRAAADREVGLYAQLIAPLARQRDPAARARAAETALELAGLSQMLHAALLRAGLRDILER; encoded by the coding sequence ATGAGTATCGGCGAGGTGCTGTCCGAGTTGCGCGCGGAGTTTCCCGACACCACGATCTCCAAGCTGCGCTTCCTCGAGGCCGAGGGGCTGGTGGAGCCGGAGCGCACCGCATCCGGCTACCGCAAGTACAGCTGGGACGATGTCGCGCGCCTGCGGTTCGTGCTGACCGCGCAGCGGGACCAGTACCTCCCGCTGCGGGTCATCCGCGCGCAGCTGGCCGAGATGGAGGCCGCCGGTTCCGCGCCGGTGGCCCTCCGGCTGGTGGGCGCTCCGTCGGAGGACGAGCCGGCCGCGGAGCCGGTCGACACCCGGTGCAGCCGGACCGAGCTGCTGGAGCGTACCGGGCTGTCGGACACCGGGCTCAGCGAGATCGAGCGGCTCGGGCTGATCACCTGTCGCTCGCCCGGGTGGTACGACGAGGACGCGCTCACGGTCGCGCACGCGGTCGCCGGTCTCGCCCGGCACGGCATCGAGGCGCGGCACCTGCGCGCGTTCCGGGCCGCCGCGGACCGTGAGGTGGGTCTCTACGCCCAGCTGATCGCGCCGCTCGCCCGGCAGCGTGACCCGGCCGCCCGGGCCCGCGCCGCCGAGACCGCGCTTGAGCTGGCCGGACTTTCACAGATGCTGCACGCGGCCCTGCTCCGGGCCGGTCTGCGGGACATCCTCGAGCGCTGA
- a CDS encoding small basic family protein, with product MYAVIALIAGVLLGVFLDPTVPPALQPYLPIAVVAALDAVFGGVRARLDRNFDDKQFVISFISNVLVAAVIVYLGDQLGVGGQLSTGVVVVLGVRIFGNVAAIRRHLFSA from the coding sequence ATGTACGCGGTCATCGCGTTGATAGCGGGCGTCCTGCTCGGCGTGTTCCTGGACCCGACCGTGCCACCGGCGCTCCAGCCGTACCTGCCGATCGCGGTGGTCGCGGCGCTGGACGCGGTGTTCGGCGGCGTCCGGGCGCGGCTCGACCGGAACTTCGACGACAAGCAGTTCGTGATCTCGTTCATCTCGAACGTGCTGGTCGCGGCCGTGATCGTCTACCTGGGTGACCAGCTGGGCGTGGGCGGGCAGCTGTCCACCGGCGTCGTGGTCGTGCTCGGCGTCCGGATCTTCGGCAACGTGGCCGCCATCCGCCGCCACCTGTTCAGCGCCTGA
- the odhI gene encoding oxoglutarate dehydrogenase inhibitor Odhl, whose protein sequence is MTRPDDEFPPLDVTSTLNLGSLDEVLEGPDADVVPSRMSGSLPPGMALLVVRRGPNAGARFLLDHDVTTSGRHPDSDIFLDDVTVSRRHAEFHRDGGTFTVRDVGSLNGTYVNRERVEAATLSNGDEVQIGKFRLVFIAGPRPDEGGR, encoded by the coding sequence ATGACGCGCCCAGACGACGAGTTCCCCCCACTCGACGTCACGTCGACGCTGAACCTGGGTTCGCTCGACGAGGTCCTCGAGGGTCCGGATGCCGACGTGGTACCCAGCCGGATGTCCGGTTCGCTGCCGCCCGGCATGGCTCTGCTCGTCGTCCGCCGGGGGCCGAACGCCGGCGCCCGCTTCCTGCTCGACCACGACGTGACGACCAGCGGCCGGCACCCGGACAGCGACATCTTCCTCGATGACGTCACGGTCTCCCGCCGGCACGCCGAGTTCCACCGCGACGGCGGCACCTTCACGGTCCGCGACGTGGGCAGCCTCAACGGCACCTACGTCAACCGGGAGCGGGTCGAGGCCGCGACGCTCTCCAACGGCGACGAGGTGCAGATCGGCAAGTTCCGGCTCGTCTTCATCGCCGGGCCGCGCCCGGACGAGGGTGGCCGCTGA
- the gcvH gene encoding glycine cleavage system protein GcvH yields MIPEHLRYTAEHEWVSGDGSAAVRVGITDFAQQALGDIVYVQLPDVGTTVQAGESLGEVESTKSVSEIYAPISGTVAAKNTALDDQAELINTDPYGEGWLIEITPADPAAVAGLLDGAAYGELINK; encoded by the coding sequence GTGATTCCTGAGCACCTGCGATACACCGCCGAACACGAGTGGGTGTCCGGTGACGGCTCCGCTGCCGTGCGTGTCGGCATCACCGACTTCGCGCAGCAGGCGCTGGGCGACATCGTCTACGTGCAGCTGCCCGACGTGGGCACGACCGTCCAGGCCGGCGAGTCGCTGGGCGAGGTCGAGTCGACGAAGAGCGTCTCCGAGATCTACGCGCCGATCTCCGGCACCGTGGCCGCGAAGAACACCGCGCTGGACGACCAGGCCGAGCTGATCAACACCGATCCGTACGGCGAGGGCTGGCTGATCGAGATCACCCCGGCGGACCCGGCGGCGGTCGCGGGCCTGCTCGACGGCGCGGCCTACGGTGAACTGATCAACAAGTAG
- a CDS encoding MerR family transcriptional regulator yields MDESAGSGSAPGADDGIGIGEDGTVGYRGVTACHAVGISYRQLDYWARTQLVVPSIRDASGSGTQRLYSFRDLVVLKVVKSLLDAGVSLQNIRKAIETLRSHGVEDLAGITLISDGTTVYDCRSPEEVVDLLQGGQGVFGIAIGGAFKEIQGSLSHLPGEPAVFARPAADPEPAAETLGDELAARRARRRAG; encoded by the coding sequence ATGGACGAATCTGCTGGATCAGGGTCGGCCCCCGGGGCCGACGACGGCATCGGGATCGGCGAGGACGGCACCGTGGGATACCGCGGTGTGACCGCCTGCCACGCGGTGGGCATCAGCTACCGGCAGCTCGACTACTGGGCGCGGACCCAGCTGGTCGTCCCGAGCATCCGCGACGCGTCCGGTTCCGGGACCCAGCGGCTGTACTCGTTCCGTGATCTGGTGGTGCTCAAGGTCGTCAAGAGCCTCCTCGACGCCGGGGTCTCGCTGCAGAACATCCGCAAGGCCATCGAGACGCTGCGCTCGCACGGCGTCGAGGACCTGGCCGGCATCACGCTGATCTCGGACGGCACGACGGTGTACGACTGCCGCTCCCCGGAGGAGGTCGTCGACCTGTTGCAGGGCGGGCAGGGCGTGTTCGGCATCGCGATCGGCGGTGCGTTCAAGGAGATCCAGGGCTCGCTGTCGCACCTCCCGGGCGAGCCGGCGGTCTTCGCACGGCCCGCGGCGGACCCGGAGCCGGCGGCGGAGACGCTCGGCGACGAGCTGGCTGCCCGCCGGGCCCGGCGCCGCGCCGGCTGA
- a CDS encoding arginase family protein, producing the protein MDAAWGIVGVPSSAGAHTPGVEKGPAAIRRAGLAGLLPGGAADHGDVPGARWRPDRARPAAKNAGEVARVAAGTADAVAGVLARGQRPIVIGGDCSITVGVVAGFVRHGTPPALLYVDGGPDLFTPATRANGNLDAMGTAHLLGLPGCAPELAGIGPVTPLLSPADVVSYGDALAGGDDPERRLLDELRIPYVTAAEVHADVPGAARRALAAIEATGRPFVLHLDVDVLSFVDVPLADVPDSGGDPIGLTPAELTASLAVLTAGPRFAALVLTEINPDHAPDDSVLGDFLAAIAGALPRA; encoded by the coding sequence ATGGATGCGGCCTGGGGGATCGTCGGCGTGCCGTCCAGCGCGGGAGCGCACACGCCCGGCGTCGAGAAGGGGCCGGCCGCGATCCGGCGGGCCGGGCTCGCCGGGCTGCTGCCCGGCGGCGCGGCGGACCACGGCGATGTGCCCGGCGCTCGCTGGCGGCCGGATCGGGCACGCCCGGCCGCCAAGAACGCCGGCGAGGTCGCGCGGGTGGCGGCCGGGACGGCGGACGCGGTCGCCGGTGTGCTCGCGCGCGGGCAGCGGCCGATCGTGATCGGCGGGGACTGCTCGATCACGGTCGGTGTGGTCGCCGGTTTCGTCCGGCACGGCACACCGCCGGCACTGCTCTACGTGGACGGTGGTCCCGACCTGTTCACGCCCGCCACCAGGGCGAACGGGAATCTGGACGCGATGGGTACGGCACACCTGCTCGGGCTGCCGGGCTGTGCGCCCGAGCTGGCCGGGATCGGGCCGGTGACGCCGCTGCTGAGCCCGGCCGACGTGGTGAGCTATGGCGACGCGCTGGCCGGCGGGGACGATCCGGAGCGCCGCCTCCTCGACGAGCTGCGGATCCCGTACGTGACCGCGGCCGAGGTGCACGCGGACGTCCCGGGTGCGGCCCGGCGGGCGCTGGCCGCGATCGAGGCGACCGGGCGGCCGTTCGTGCTGCACCTGGACGTGGACGTACTGTCCTTCGTGGACGTTCCGCTCGCTGACGTGCCCGACTCCGGCGGCGACCCGATCGGCCTGACGCCGGCGGAGCTGACCGCGTCGCTGGCCGTGCTCACCGCCGGCCCGCGGTTCGCGGCCCTGGTGCTGACCGAGATCAACCCGGACCACGCGCCGGACGACTCGGTGCTGGGTGACTTCCTGGCCGCGATCGCGGGTGCGCTGCCCCGGGCGTGA